A genomic segment from Halomicroarcula saliterrae encodes:
- the cas5d gene encoding type I-D CRISPR-associated protein Cas5/Csc1: protein MQSALEVTLRTQGEIWFASREVGRLADTEPYFLNTALYYAFGLASGRYVDRLFEPTYLDDTADVADKVYVTPATPTEGVTNRITSTYNTSTGDYATINYSAQDDPNEGRNLPSYGRRRVLGHGNELRCYVFGRGIDTDELRAELPGYVRLGKKRGKARVDTAPLAVDHGTGEYELGHAIGAYDSDQTPVGNLITKQMRPTPLIAQGAYDGPHVVLSNPTSEPEKRDTSDSSVKLPADVQFLRRKR from the coding sequence ATGCAGTCGGCACTGGAGGTAACGCTCCGAACTCAAGGAGAAATCTGGTTTGCCAGCCGTGAGGTTGGTCGGCTCGCGGACACGGAGCCGTACTTCCTCAATACGGCGCTGTACTACGCTTTCGGCCTTGCGTCGGGACGCTACGTCGATCGGCTGTTTGAGCCGACGTACCTAGATGATACCGCGGATGTTGCTGACAAAGTCTATGTCACCCCTGCGACGCCCACAGAAGGAGTCACAAACCGAATTACCTCGACGTACAACACCAGTACCGGCGACTACGCCACAATCAACTACTCCGCACAGGACGATCCAAACGAGGGGCGGAACCTCCCTTCCTACGGTCGGCGGCGAGTGCTCGGACACGGTAACGAGCTGCGCTGTTACGTCTTCGGACGTGGCATCGACACTGACGAACTGCGCGCTGAACTGCCAGGTTATGTTCGACTCGGGAAGAAACGAGGAAAGGCGCGCGTCGACACTGCACCGCTTGCGGTCGACCATGGAACTGGTGAGTATGAACTCGGTCACGCCATTGGTGCATACGACAGTGACCAGACTCCTGTCGGAAATTTGATTACCAAACAGATGCGGCCAACGCCGCTGATCGCACAGGGGGCCTACGACGGCCCACACGTTGTCCTCTCCAACCCGACATCCGAGCCCGAGAAGCGCGATACGAGCGATAGCTCTGTAAAACTTCCAGCTGACGTCCAGTTCCTTCGGAGGAAACGGTGA
- the cas7d gene encoding type I-D CRISPR-associated protein Cas7/Csc2 produces the protein MFDYDTYPDLEDGTVAPDEMTIAPQNNFTSILVLRELESHAIFTTDGQSADLASVAVGSGDDRETYSPGLMFMRKQTGSDRRFGKSLQRDLLDIECTMQVNGMCQDCVECILFGSAASDDADQALSITSRVMYDTAYTLRDATVAIDEKFQNAPGDDYAKEAEATIREPDFFEPGTLFPAVITLRDATPAELAFVLGITAKNKRYGAATSRLGRVKNHILGVYTGSEEGPANLGLTRDVIRRLRDDEATTPETIQDVITESAHDPELVGDHLRQAFEERIDADRGGLDIERVPAETVNDLTAAATGDDLADVLKTQREASRAFRDQSKEE, from the coding sequence ATGTTCGATTACGACACCTATCCCGACCTTGAAGATGGAACCGTTGCGCCTGATGAAATGACTATCGCCCCGCAAAACAACTTTACCAGTATCCTCGTTCTTCGGGAACTTGAGAGCCACGCGATTTTCACGACCGACGGGCAGAGTGCTGACCTTGCGAGTGTCGCCGTCGGCTCTGGTGATGACAGAGAAACGTACTCTCCGGGTCTGATGTTCATGCGCAAGCAGACCGGGAGTGACCGGCGCTTTGGTAAGTCGCTCCAGCGCGACCTGCTCGACATCGAATGCACGATGCAGGTCAACGGCATGTGTCAAGACTGCGTAGAGTGTATTCTCTTTGGCAGTGCCGCAAGTGACGACGCCGACCAAGCACTCTCGATTACCTCTCGAGTGATGTACGATACCGCGTACACACTTCGAGACGCTACTGTCGCAATCGACGAAAAGTTCCAGAACGCGCCCGGTGATGATTACGCGAAGGAAGCGGAGGCGACAATCCGTGAACCGGACTTCTTCGAGCCCGGGACACTCTTCCCTGCAGTCATCACGCTTCGGGACGCGACGCCGGCAGAACTCGCCTTTGTGCTGGGCATCACCGCGAAGAACAAACGGTACGGTGCTGCGACCAGCCGTCTCGGGCGGGTGAAGAATCACATCCTCGGGGTGTATACTGGAAGCGAGGAGGGGCCGGCGAATCTCGGCTTGACGCGAGATGTGATACGGCGGCTTCGTGATGACGAGGCGACTACACCGGAGACGATTCAAGACGTGATTACCGAGTCCGCTCACGATCCGGAACTCGTCGGAGACCATCTCAGGCAGGCGTTTGAGGAGCGTATCGATGCCGACCGTGGTGGTCTCGACATCGAGCGTGTTCCCGCCGAGACCGTCAACGACCTCACAGCGGCCGCGACCGGCGATGACTTGGCTGACGTGCTGAAAACCCAGCGGGAGGCATCGCGGGCATTCCGCGACCAGTCTAAGGAGGAGTAG